The following proteins are co-located in the Betta splendens chromosome 9, fBetSpl5.4, whole genome shotgun sequence genome:
- the LOC114862773 gene encoding ninjurin-2-like isoform X1: MQGLGKTERGEQGRDMDLTSLRSTMPAGGPLQVSAPLRDSARQGGSASNLNMNLYATKKTAAEGMLDIALFLANITHMKTVIEQGAGYRYYVAVLTLISFSLALQIVAGVLIIIIARFEMTHLPSCRRWLNFLNNLITGLVVLTLVVNIIKAAFGTQRSCLLGWLFQRFVL, from the exons ATGCAGGGACTGGGGAAGACGGAGAGAGGGGAGCAGGGCCGGGACATGGACCTGACGTCGCTGAGGTCCACCATGCCGGCCGGAGGCCCTCTGCAGGTCAGTGCACCCCTAAGAGACAGCGCCAGGCAG gGAGGTTCCGCCTCCAACCTGAACATGAACCTGTACGCGACTAAGAAGACGGCCGCTGAGGGCATGTTGGACATCGCCCTGTTCCTggcaaacatcacacacatgaaGACTGTCATAGAACAGGGAGCTGGATACAG GTACTACGTTGCTGTCCTGACACTCATTTCCTTCTCCCTGGCTCTTCAGATAGTGGCTGgagtcctcatcatcatcatcg ctcGTTTCGAGATGACCCACCTCCCCTCTTGTCGCCGGTGGTTAAACTTCCTGAACAATCTGATCACCGGCCTCGTGGTCCTCACCCTCGTCGTCAACATCATCAAGGCAGCGTTCGGCACACAGCGCAGCTGCTTGCTGGGATGGCTGTTCCAGCGCTTCgttctctga
- the LOC114862773 gene encoding ninjurin-2-like isoform X3, whose protein sequence is MQGLGKTERGEQGRDMDLTSLRSTMPAGGPLQVSAPLRDSARQGGSASNLNMNLYATKKTAAEGMLDIALFLANITHMKTVIEQGAGYRYYVAVLTLISFSLALQIVAGVLIIIIGRRDLNNSALQKRLDYLNNVATIIISITTALNFFISTFGMQRTGHFPWLMMRIH, encoded by the exons ATGCAGGGACTGGGGAAGACGGAGAGAGGGGAGCAGGGCCGGGACATGGACCTGACGTCGCTGAGGTCCACCATGCCGGCCGGAGGCCCTCTGCAGGTCAGTGCACCCCTAAGAGACAGCGCCAGGCAG gGAGGTTCCGCCTCCAACCTGAACATGAACCTGTACGCGACTAAGAAGACGGCCGCTGAGGGCATGTTGGACATCGCCCTGTTCCTggcaaacatcacacacatgaaGACTGTCATAGAACAGGGAGCTGGATACAG GTACTACGTTGCTGTCCTGACACTCATTTCCTTCTCCCTGGCTCTTCAGATAGTGGCTGgagtcctcatcatcatcatcg gccGCCGGGACCTGAATAACTCCGCTCTACAGAAGCGGCTGGACTATCTGAACAACGTAGCCACCATCATAATTTCCATCACGACAGCTCTCAACTTCTTCATCAGCACGTTCGGGATGCAGCGCACCGGACACTTCCCTTGGCTAATGATGCGcatccactga
- the LOC114862773 gene encoding ninjurin-2-like isoform X4 has translation MQGLGKTERGEQGRDMDLTSLRSTMPAGGPLQVSAPLRDSARQGGSASNLNMNLYATKKTAAEGMLDIALFLANITHMKTVIEQGAGYRYYVAVLTLISFSLALQIVAGVLIIIIARQDINEEANQTRLNSMNNLITIIIFLIFVTNICISVFGMERTGLFARMHF, from the exons ATGCAGGGACTGGGGAAGACGGAGAGAGGGGAGCAGGGCCGGGACATGGACCTGACGTCGCTGAGGTCCACCATGCCGGCCGGAGGCCCTCTGCAGGTCAGTGCACCCCTAAGAGACAGCGCCAGGCAG gGAGGTTCCGCCTCCAACCTGAACATGAACCTGTACGCGACTAAGAAGACGGCCGCTGAGGGCATGTTGGACATCGCCCTGTTCCTggcaaacatcacacacatgaaGACTGTCATAGAACAGGGAGCTGGATACAG GTACTACGTTGCTGTCCTGACACTCATTTCCTTCTCCCTGGCTCTTCAGATAGTGGCTGgagtcctcatcatcatcatcg CCCGGCAGGACATCAACGAAGAGGCCAACCAGACGCGCCTCAACAGCATGAACAACCTGATaaccatcatcatcttcctcatctttgTCACCAACATCTGCATCTCTGTCTTCGGGATGGAGCGCACCGGCCTCTTTGCCAGGATGCATTTCTAG
- the LOC114862773 gene encoding ninjurin-2-like isoform X2 → MQGLGKTERGEQGRDMDLTSLRSTMPAGGPLQVSAPLRDSARQGGSASNLNMNLYATKKTAAEGMLDIALFLANITHMKTVIEQGAGYRYYVAVLTLISFSLALQIVAGVLIIIIARRDLNVVSNQKRLDYLNNMATGVIFVTTVINFFISFFGSKRTGFFRWLLARLHF, encoded by the exons ATGCAGGGACTGGGGAAGACGGAGAGAGGGGAGCAGGGCCGGGACATGGACCTGACGTCGCTGAGGTCCACCATGCCGGCCGGAGGCCCTCTGCAGGTCAGTGCACCCCTAAGAGACAGCGCCAGGCAG gGAGGTTCCGCCTCCAACCTGAACATGAACCTGTACGCGACTAAGAAGACGGCCGCTGAGGGCATGTTGGACATCGCCCTGTTCCTggcaaacatcacacacatgaaGACTGTCATAGAACAGGGAGCTGGATACAG GTACTACGTTGCTGTCCTGACACTCATTTCCTTCTCCCTGGCTCTTCAGATAGTGGCTGgagtcctcatcatcatcatcg cccGTCGGGACCTGAATGTGGTGTCCAATCAGAAACGCCTTGACTACCTGAACAACATGGCGACGGGCGTCATCTTCGTCACCACGGTGATAAACTTCTTCATCAGCTTCTTTGGATCCAAGAGGACGGGCTTCTTCCGCTGGCTGCTGGCTCGACTTCACTTCTGA
- the LOC114862773 gene encoding ninjurin-2-like isoform X5, which yields MQGLGKTERGEQGRDMDLTSLRSTMPAGGPLQGGSASNLNMNLYATKKTAAEGMLDIALFLANITHMKTVIEQGAGYRYYVAVLTLISFSLALQIVAGVLIIIIARFEMTHLPSCRRWLNFLNNLITGLVVLTLVVNIIKAAFGTQRSCLLGWLFQRFVL from the exons ATGCAGGGACTGGGGAAGACGGAGAGAGGGGAGCAGGGCCGGGACATGGACCTGACGTCGCTGAGGTCCACCATGCCGGCCGGAGGCCCTCTGCAG gGAGGTTCCGCCTCCAACCTGAACATGAACCTGTACGCGACTAAGAAGACGGCCGCTGAGGGCATGTTGGACATCGCCCTGTTCCTggcaaacatcacacacatgaaGACTGTCATAGAACAGGGAGCTGGATACAG GTACTACGTTGCTGTCCTGACACTCATTTCCTTCTCCCTGGCTCTTCAGATAGTGGCTGgagtcctcatcatcatcatcg ctcGTTTCGAGATGACCCACCTCCCCTCTTGTCGCCGGTGGTTAAACTTCCTGAACAATCTGATCACCGGCCTCGTGGTCCTCACCCTCGTCGTCAACATCATCAAGGCAGCGTTCGGCACACAGCGCAGCTGCTTGCTGGGATGGCTGTTCCAGCGCTTCgttctctga